From one Rattus norvegicus strain BN/NHsdMcwi chromosome 7, GRCr8, whole genome shotgun sequence genomic stretch:
- the Gdf11 gene encoding growth/differentiation factor 11 isoform X1: protein MFTKVLKAQLWVYLRPVPRPATVYLQILRLKPLTGEGTAGGGGGGRRHIRIRSLKIELHSRSGHWQSIDFKQVLHSWFRQPQSNWGIEINAFDPSGTDLAVTSLGPGAEGLHPFMELRVLENTKRSRRNLGLDCDEHSSESRCCRYPLTVDFEAFGWDWIIAPKRYKANYCSGQCEYMFMQKYPHTHLVQQANPRGSAGPCCTPTKMSPINMLYFNDKQQIIYGKIPGMVVDRCGCS, encoded by the exons ATGTTCACAAAGGTACTGAAGGCCCAACTGTGGGTGTACCTCCGGCCTGTGCCCCGCCCAGCAACAGTCTACCTGCAGATCTTACGACTGAAGCCCCTAACTGGGGAAGGGAccgcagggggagggggtggaggccGGCGTCACATCCGGATCCGGTCACTAAAAATTGAGCTACACTCACGCTCCGGCCACTGGCAGAGCATCGACTTCAAGCAAGTGCTACACAGCTGGTTTCGCCAGCCACAAAGCAACTGGGGAATCGAGATcaacgcctttgatcccagtggCACAGACCTGGCTGTCACCTCCCTGGGGCCAGGAGCTGAGGGGCTG CACCCTTTCATGGAGCTTCGAGTTCTAGAGAACACAAAGAGGTCCCGGCGGAACCTAGGCCTAGACTGCGATGAACACTCGAGTGAGTCCCGCTGCTGCCGATACCCTCTCACAGTGGACTTCGAGGCTTTTGGCTGGGACTGGATCATCGCACCTAAGCGCTACAAGGCCAACTACTGCTCCGGCCAGTGCGAATACATGTTCATGCAAAAGTATCCACACACCCACTTGGTGCAACAGGCCAACCCACGAGGCTCTGCTGGGCCCTGCTGCACCCCTACCAAGATGTCCCCAATCAACATGCTCTACTTCAATGACAAGCAGCAGATTATCTACGGCAAGATCCCTGGCATGGTGGTGGATCGATGTGGCTGCTCCTAA
- the Gdf11 gene encoding growth/differentiation factor 11 precursor: protein MVLAAPLLLGFLLLALELRPRGEAAEGPAAAAAAAAAAAGVGGERSSRPAPSAAPEPDGCPVCVWRQHSRELRLESIKSQILSKLRLKEAPNISREVVKQLLPKAPPLQQILDLHDFQGDALQPEDFLEEDEYHATTETVISMAQETDPAVQTDGSPLCCHFHFSPKVMFTKVLKAQLWVYLRPVPRPATVYLQILRLKPLTGEGTAGGGGGGRRHIRIRSLKIELHSRSGHWQSIDFKQVLHSWFRQPQSNWGIEINAFDPSGTDLAVTSLGPGAEGLHPFMELRVLENTKRSRRNLGLDCDEHSSESRCCRYPLTVDFEAFGWDWIIAPKRYKANYCSGQCEYMFMQKYPHTHLVQQANPRGSAGPCCTPTKMSPINMLYFNDKQQIIYGKIPGMVVDRCGCS, encoded by the exons ATGGTGCTCGCGGCCCCGCTGCTGCTGGGCTTCCTGCTCCTCGCCCTGGAGCTGCGGCCCCGGGGGGAGGCGGCCGAGGGccccgcggcggcggcggcggcagcggcggcggcggccgggGTCGGGGGGGAGCGCTCCAGCCGGCCGGCCCCGTCCGCTGCACCGGAGCCGGACGGCTGCCCCGTGTGCGTGTGGCGGCAGCACAGCCGCGAGCTGCGCCTGGAGAGCATCAAGTCGCAGATCCTGAGCAAACTGCGGCTCAAGGAGGCGCCCAACATCAGCCGGGAGGTGGTGAAGCAGCTGCTGCCCAAGGCGCCGCCGCTGCAGCAGATCCTGGATCTGCACGACTTCCAAGGCGACGCGCTGCAGCCCGAGGACTTCTTGGAAGAGGACGAGTACCACGCTACCACCGAGACGGTCATAAGCATGGCCCAGGAGA CGGACCCTGCAGTGCAGACAGACGGCAGCCCTCTGTGTTGCCATTTCCACTTCAGCCCCAAGGTGATGTTCACAAAGGTACTGAAGGCCCAACTGTGGGTGTACCTCCGGCCTGTGCCCCGCCCAGCAACAGTCTACCTGCAGATCTTACGACTGAAGCCCCTAACTGGGGAAGGGAccgcagggggagggggtggaggccGGCGTCACATCCGGATCCGGTCACTAAAAATTGAGCTACACTCACGCTCCGGCCACTGGCAGAGCATCGACTTCAAGCAAGTGCTACACAGCTGGTTTCGCCAGCCACAAAGCAACTGGGGAATCGAGATcaacgcctttgatcccagtggCACAGACCTGGCTGTCACCTCCCTGGGGCCAGGAGCTGAGGGGCTG CACCCTTTCATGGAGCTTCGAGTTCTAGAGAACACAAAGAGGTCCCGGCGGAACCTAGGCCTAGACTGCGATGAACACTCGAGTGAGTCCCGCTGCTGCCGATACCCTCTCACAGTGGACTTCGAGGCTTTTGGCTGGGACTGGATCATCGCACCTAAGCGCTACAAGGCCAACTACTGCTCCGGCCAGTGCGAATACATGTTCATGCAAAAGTATCCACACACCCACTTGGTGCAACAGGCCAACCCACGAGGCTCTGCTGGGCCCTGCTGCACCCCTACCAAGATGTCCCCAATCAACATGCTCTACTTCAATGACAAGCAGCAGATTATCTACGGCAAGATCCCTGGCATGGTGGTGGATCGATGTGGCTGCTCCTAA